The Burkholderia mallei ATCC 23344 genome has a window encoding:
- a CDS encoding penicillin acylase family protein: MSIRHATRSVALCSMLALASTLGCTSGAHDAPAAHAPRTAQTAHATAVAAGIAGLREPVRIVRDSVGVSHIYARNTHDLFFAQGYNAARDRLWQLDLWRRQGEGKMAEQFGPRFAAQDRAARLFLYRGDLEAEYASYHPEAKQILQAFADGINAYVREAKADPAKMPPEFRLTGAEPGEWRPESSLIRIYGITRNVTGEVALARQVAAVGLSKALSLNAFEPPVRQTAIPAGVDVGLIDKRILADYLLARNGLPFRAEDFPRSPLGAAQRDALAARLNAARLTLADDSANPLAPRYESNNWVVAGARTASGKPLFANDPHRRIGMPSLRYMVHLHAPGWNVIGAGEPALPGVSVGHNDRVAFGLTIFAFGDEEDLYVYDTRPGHPDEYRYRGRWEKMRIVEETVAVRGQANRVERLAFTRHGPVLYEDAAHRKAYALRAAYLEFPGTAAYLASLRLDQARDWPSFVAGMRRHYVPGENMVYADVDGNIGWFGGALAPIRREADWSGALPVPGDGRYEWAGLTEGEALPHVLNPAAGYIATANAYDLPDGYRYVDRSAHVWAEPFRQRRLDEVLRGASGLTVADMQRLQYDDRSLPAQAMLGFASQLKADEPGTRDALARLARWSGDMAIDSVPATIYEFWMREVMRRVRDVEVPAAARDAFPKLEVRQVLRYLRQPDGAFGADPVAGRDALLLAALRDGLANARAKLGENVDAWRWGRLHHAQFDHQLAGVLPAFGAFGTERYAVGGNDDTVHRGTYRPSDFRQTSGASYRQVIDVADWDRSMIQNTPGQSGDPRSPFHANLLKGWASGEYWPMAFSDRAVDALAHDTLILEPAPAR, encoded by the coding sequence ATGTCGATTCGCCACGCGACGCGTAGCGTCGCGCTCTGCTCGATGCTCGCGCTGGCGTCGACGCTGGGCTGCACGTCCGGCGCGCACGACGCGCCCGCCGCCCACGCGCCCCGTACGGCGCAAACCGCCCATGCCACCGCGGTCGCAGCCGGCATCGCGGGATTGCGCGAGCCGGTGCGCATCGTGAGGGACAGCGTCGGCGTCTCGCACATCTACGCGCGCAACACGCACGATCTGTTTTTCGCGCAAGGTTACAACGCGGCGCGCGATCGGCTCTGGCAGCTCGATCTGTGGCGCAGGCAGGGCGAGGGGAAGATGGCCGAGCAATTCGGCCCGCGCTTCGCCGCGCAGGATCGCGCGGCGCGGCTCTTTCTCTATCGCGGCGATCTGGAGGCCGAGTATGCGAGCTATCACCCGGAAGCCAAGCAGATCCTGCAGGCGTTCGCCGACGGCATCAACGCATACGTGCGCGAGGCGAAGGCCGATCCCGCGAAGATGCCGCCCGAGTTCCGGCTGACGGGCGCCGAGCCGGGCGAATGGCGGCCCGAATCGTCGCTGATCCGGATCTACGGGATCACGCGCAACGTGACGGGCGAGGTCGCGCTCGCGCGGCAGGTGGCCGCCGTCGGGCTGAGCAAGGCGCTTTCGCTGAATGCGTTCGAGCCGCCGGTGCGGCAGACGGCGATCCCGGCGGGTGTCGACGTCGGCCTGATCGACAAGCGGATCCTCGCCGACTATCTGCTCGCGCGCAACGGCCTGCCGTTCCGCGCGGAAGACTTCCCGCGCAGCCCGCTCGGCGCGGCGCAGCGCGACGCGCTCGCCGCGCGCCTGAACGCGGCGCGGCTCACGCTCGCCGACGATTCGGCGAATCCGCTCGCGCCGCGCTACGAGAGCAACAACTGGGTGGTCGCGGGCGCGCGCACGGCGAGCGGCAAGCCGCTTTTCGCGAACGATCCGCACCGGCGCATCGGCATGCCTTCGCTGCGCTACATGGTGCATCTGCACGCGCCCGGCTGGAACGTGATCGGCGCGGGCGAGCCCGCGCTGCCCGGCGTGTCGGTCGGGCACAACGATCGCGTCGCGTTCGGCCTGACGATCTTCGCGTTCGGTGACGAAGAGGATCTGTACGTGTACGACACCCGGCCGGGCCACCCCGACGAATACCGCTATCGCGGCCGGTGGGAAAAGATGCGCATCGTCGAGGAGACCGTCGCCGTGCGCGGGCAGGCGAATCGGGTCGAACGGCTCGCGTTCACGCGGCACGGGCCGGTGCTGTACGAGGACGCCGCGCATCGCAAGGCGTATGCGCTGCGCGCCGCGTACCTCGAATTTCCGGGCACGGCCGCGTATCTCGCGAGCCTGCGGCTCGACCAGGCGCGCGACTGGCCGAGCTTCGTCGCGGGCATGCGCCGGCATTACGTGCCGGGCGAGAACATGGTCTATGCGGATGTCGACGGCAACATCGGCTGGTTCGGCGGCGCGCTCGCGCCGATCCGGCGCGAGGCCGACTGGTCCGGCGCGCTGCCGGTGCCGGGCGACGGCCGCTACGAATGGGCGGGGCTGACGGAGGGCGAAGCGCTGCCGCACGTGCTGAATCCGGCCGCCGGCTATATCGCCACCGCGAACGCCTATGATTTGCCGGACGGCTACCGCTACGTCGATCGGTCCGCGCATGTGTGGGCCGAGCCGTTCCGGCAGCGGCGCCTCGACGAGGTGCTGCGCGGCGCGAGCGGGCTGACGGTCGCGGACATGCAGCGGTTGCAGTACGACGACCGGTCGCTGCCCGCGCAGGCGATGCTCGGATTCGCGTCGCAACTGAAGGCGGACGAGCCGGGCACGCGCGACGCGCTCGCGCGCCTCGCCCGCTGGAGCGGCGACATGGCGATCGACTCGGTGCCCGCGACCATCTATGAATTCTGGATGCGCGAGGTGATGCGCCGCGTGCGCGATGTCGAGGTGCCGGCCGCCGCACGCGACGCATTCCCGAAGCTCGAGGTGCGGCAGGTGCTGCGCTATCTGCGGCAGCCGGACGGCGCGTTCGGCGCGGATCCGGTTGCGGGCCGCGACGCGCTGCTGCTCGCCGCGTTGCGCGACGGGCTGGCGAACGCGCGCGCGAAGCTCGGCGAGAACGTCGACGCATGGCGATGGGGCCGGCTGCATCACGCGCAGTTCGATCATCAACTGGCGGGCGTGCTGCCGGCGTTCGGCGCGTTCGGCACCGAACGCTACGCGGTGGGCGGCAACGACGACACCGTGCATCGCGGCACGTATCGGCCGTCCGACTTCCGGCAGACGAGCGGCGCGTCGTACCGGCAGGTGATCGACGTCGCGGACTGGGATCGCTCGATGATCCAGAACACGCCGGGGCAATCGGGCGATCCGCGCAGCCCGTTCCATGCGAACCTGCTGAAAGGCTGGGCGAGCGGCGAATACTGGCCGATGGCGTTCAGCGATCGCGCTGTGGACGCGCTCGCGCACGACACGCTGATACTGGAGCCGGCGCCCGCGCGGTGA
- a CDS encoding LysR family transcriptional regulator, giving the protein MALTLRQLKYFVATAELGQISQAAIQLTISQSAVTSAIRELEDSLGTQLFVRTASGVALTNTGRRFLNQAYTILSSVDEAMRIPNLESTLTGTLALAASYTVLGYFLPHHLMRLHTQYPRLTIQLHELNRESIEEGLIAGRYDMAVLLTSNVSNPELVLEPVIHSARRLWVGAHHPLLRRESVTFADVAPEPFVMLTVDEAAYTALRYWNETPYRPNVILRTSSVEAVRSMVANGSGVAILSDMVYRPWSLEGRRIETVLLRDPVPPMSVGLAWRRNAEFSPAMHAVREYFRHTFMEPRMGGGA; this is encoded by the coding sequence ATGGCGTTAACCCTCAGGCAACTGAAGTATTTCGTGGCGACCGCCGAGCTCGGGCAGATCTCGCAGGCGGCGATCCAGTTGACGATCTCGCAATCGGCCGTCACGAGCGCGATCCGCGAGCTCGAGGACAGCCTCGGCACGCAACTGTTCGTGCGCACGGCCTCGGGCGTCGCGCTGACCAACACCGGTCGGCGTTTCCTGAATCAGGCGTATACGATCCTGTCGTCGGTCGACGAGGCAATGCGCATTCCGAATCTCGAAAGCACGCTGACGGGCACGCTCGCGCTCGCGGCGAGCTACACGGTGCTCGGCTACTTCCTGCCGCACCACCTGATGCGGCTGCACACGCAGTATCCGCGGCTCACGATCCAGCTTCACGAGCTGAACCGCGAATCGATCGAGGAGGGCTTGATCGCCGGGCGCTACGACATGGCGGTGCTGCTCACGTCGAACGTGTCGAATCCCGAGCTCGTGCTCGAGCCGGTGATTCACTCGGCGCGGCGGCTGTGGGTGGGCGCGCACCACCCGCTGCTCAGGCGCGAGAGCGTGACGTTCGCCGACGTCGCGCCGGAACCGTTCGTGATGCTGACCGTCGACGAGGCTGCGTATACCGCGCTGCGCTACTGGAACGAGACGCCTTACCGGCCGAACGTGATCCTGCGCACGTCGTCGGTCGAGGCGGTGCGCAGCATGGTCGCGAACGGCAGCGGCGTCGCGATCCTGTCGGACATGGTGTATCGGCCGTGGTCGCTCGAAGGGCGGCGCATCGAGACCGTGCTGCTGCGCGATCCGGTGCCGCCGATGAGCGTCGGGCTCGCGTGGCGCAGGAACGCCGAGTTCAGTCCGGCGATGCACGCGGTGCGCGAGTATTTCCGGCATACGTTCATGGAGCCGCGCATGGGCGGCGGCGCGTGA
- a CDS encoding 5-oxoprolinase subunit PxpA: MRKHSVDLNSDMGEGFGPWKIGDGVDEEIMPLISSANIATGFHAGDPNIIARTVQLAKNAGVGVGAHPGFRDLVGFGRRDIGETPQALVNDIVYQLGALREFARFHDVSVQHVKPHGALYMRAARDEALSRLLVETLQQLDPALRLYCMEASVTYRIARELGQPVVREFYADRDYGRNGSIVFTRRAGRLDPRQVADKVLRACVDGRVATVDGEDIDIDFDSICLHSDTPGALALARATRDALTAHGIRIAAPATAEANGIRIDEA, from the coding sequence ATGCGCAAGCACAGCGTCGACCTGAATTCCGACATGGGCGAAGGCTTCGGTCCGTGGAAGATCGGCGACGGGGTAGACGAGGAGATCATGCCGCTCATCAGCTCGGCGAACATCGCAACGGGCTTTCATGCCGGCGACCCGAACATCATCGCGCGCACCGTGCAGCTCGCGAAGAACGCGGGCGTCGGCGTGGGCGCGCACCCGGGGTTTCGCGATCTCGTCGGCTTCGGCCGCCGCGACATCGGCGAAACGCCGCAGGCGCTCGTCAACGACATCGTGTACCAGCTCGGCGCGCTGCGCGAGTTCGCGCGCTTTCACGACGTGAGCGTGCAGCACGTGAAGCCGCACGGCGCGCTCTACATGCGCGCCGCGCGCGACGAGGCGCTGTCGCGGCTACTCGTCGAAACGCTGCAGCAGCTCGATCCGGCATTGCGGCTGTACTGCATGGAGGCATCGGTCACGTACCGGATCGCGCGCGAGCTCGGCCAGCCCGTGGTGCGCGAGTTCTACGCGGACCGCGATTACGGCCGCAACGGCTCGATCGTGTTCACGCGGCGCGCGGGCCGGCTCGATCCGAGGCAGGTCGCGGACAAGGTGCTGCGCGCGTGCGTCGACGGCCGCGTGGCGACCGTCGACGGCGAGGACATCGACATCGATTTCGATTCGATCTGCCTGCACAGCGACACCCCGGGCGCGCTCGCGCTCGCGCGGGCGACCCGCGATGCGCTCACCGCGCACGGCATCCGCATCGCCGCGCCGGCGACGGCCGAGGCCAACGGAATTCGTATCGATGAAGCTTGA
- a CDS encoding acetyl-CoA carboxylase, protein MAQHEIVSPLPGTFYRRPSPDAAPFVDVGSTLAPGAVVGIVEVMKQFTEIETAAAGRVVEILVDDGEPVDAGQVLMRTEE, encoded by the coding sequence ATGGCACAACACGAAATCGTCAGCCCGCTGCCCGGGACGTTCTACCGGCGCCCGTCGCCCGACGCGGCTCCTTTCGTCGACGTCGGCTCGACGCTCGCGCCCGGCGCGGTGGTCGGGATCGTCGAAGTGATGAAGCAGTTCACCGAGATCGAGACGGCGGCCGCGGGCCGCGTCGTCGAGATTCTGGTCGACGACGGCGAGCCCGTCGACGCGGGCCAGGTGCTGATGCGCACGGAGGAGTGA
- a CDS encoding acetyl-CoA carboxylase biotin carboxylase subunit, translating to MNDLDSTHASFYRPSRIGTVLVANRGEIAVRVIRAAHELGMRAVAAVSDADRDSLAARMADEAVHIGPSHAAKSYLDPAAMLAAAQQCGADAIHPGYGFLSENADFAAQVEAAGLIFVGPPARVIATMGDKARARETARRAGVPTVPGSEGVVASLDGAHEVAARIGYPVMIKAAAGGGGRGIRVAHDAAQLAAQLPLAQREAQAAFGDGGVYLERFIARARHIEVQILGDGENVIHLFERECSLQRRRQKILEEAPSPSLTPALRDALCASATRLARQVGYRGAGTLEYLFDDARGEFYFIEMNTRIQVEHPVTEAVTGVDLVREMLRIADGEPLRFAQGDIALRGAALECRINAEDPLQDFRPNPGRIDALVWPAGPGVRIDSLLYPGYTVPPFYDSLLAKLIVHDESRPAALARAARALRELRIDGVKTTAPLHRALLDDADVRAGRYHTNYLEAWMRDWLARLDARASAPRGLGKAA from the coding sequence ATGAACGACCTCGATTCGACCCACGCTTCGTTTTACCGGCCGTCCCGGATCGGTACGGTGCTCGTCGCCAATCGCGGCGAGATCGCGGTGCGCGTGATTCGCGCCGCGCACGAGCTCGGGATGCGCGCGGTCGCCGCGGTCAGCGACGCGGACCGCGACAGCCTCGCCGCGCGGATGGCCGACGAAGCGGTGCACATCGGCCCGTCGCACGCGGCGAAGAGCTATCTGGATCCGGCCGCGATGCTCGCCGCCGCGCAGCAATGCGGCGCCGACGCGATTCATCCGGGCTACGGCTTTCTGTCGGAGAACGCGGACTTCGCCGCGCAGGTCGAAGCCGCCGGCCTGATCTTCGTCGGTCCGCCCGCGCGCGTGATCGCGACGATGGGCGACAAGGCCCGCGCGCGCGAAACCGCGCGGCGCGCCGGCGTGCCGACGGTGCCGGGCAGCGAAGGCGTCGTCGCGTCGCTCGACGGCGCGCACGAGGTGGCCGCGCGCATCGGCTACCCGGTGATGATCAAGGCGGCCGCGGGCGGCGGCGGGCGCGGTATCCGCGTCGCGCACGACGCCGCGCAGCTCGCCGCGCAGCTACCGCTCGCGCAGCGCGAGGCACAGGCCGCGTTCGGCGACGGCGGCGTCTATCTCGAACGCTTCATCGCGCGCGCGCGGCACATCGAAGTGCAGATCCTGGGCGACGGCGAGAACGTTATTCATCTGTTCGAACGCGAATGCTCGCTGCAGCGGCGGCGCCAGAAGATTCTCGAGGAAGCGCCGTCTCCGTCGCTCACGCCCGCGCTGCGCGATGCGCTGTGCGCATCGGCGACGCGTCTCGCGCGGCAGGTGGGCTATCGCGGCGCGGGCACGCTCGAGTATCTGTTCGACGACGCGCGCGGCGAGTTCTACTTCATCGAGATGAACACGCGCATCCAGGTCGAGCATCCGGTGACGGAGGCGGTCACGGGCGTCGATCTCGTGCGCGAGATGTTGCGCATCGCGGACGGCGAGCCGCTGCGCTTCGCGCAGGGCGACATCGCACTGCGCGGCGCCGCGCTCGAATGCCGGATCAACGCGGAGGACCCGCTGCAGGATTTCCGGCCCAACCCCGGCCGCATCGATGCGCTCGTCTGGCCCGCGGGCCCCGGCGTTCGAATCGATTCGCTGCTCTATCCGGGCTACACGGTGCCGCCGTTCTACGATTCGCTGCTCGCGAAGCTGATCGTGCACGACGAAAGCCGGCCGGCCGCACTCGCGCGCGCGGCGCGCGCGCTGCGCGAGCTGCGCATCGACGGCGTGAAGACCACCGCGCCGCTGCATCGCGCGCTGCTCGACGACGCCGACGTGCGCGCGGGCCGCTATCACACGAACTATCTGGAGGCCTGGATGCGCGACTGGCTCGCGCGGCTCGACGCCCGCGCGAGCGCGCCGCGTGGCCTGGGAAAGGCAGCATGA
- a CDS encoding 5-oxoprolinase subunit B family protein, which yields MTIRYTFGGDEFIFVEISESMSLDAFFKGTAITRELRRRNVPGVTEICPANASYQVRYDPDVIEPDTLLALLKTIEAEVGEAALNIDTRIVEVPVLYNDPWTHETLMRFRERHQAPESTDLEYAARVNGKRDIDEFIAAHAGSPWFVSMVGFVAGLPFMYQMVERERQLQVPKYLRPRTDTPKLTVGHGGCFGCIYSVRGAGGYQMFGVTPAPIFDPAQRLDYLRDFMVFFRPGDIVKFKPIDRAEYDAAVAAVEAGTFTLRVKPVRFALEAFLRDPHAYNRSLVEVLDAN from the coding sequence ATGACGATCCGATACACATTCGGCGGCGACGAGTTCATCTTCGTCGAGATCAGCGAATCGATGTCGCTCGACGCGTTCTTCAAGGGCACCGCGATCACGCGCGAGCTGCGGCGGCGCAACGTGCCAGGCGTCACCGAGATCTGCCCGGCGAATGCGTCCTATCAGGTTCGCTACGATCCCGACGTGATCGAGCCGGACACGCTGCTCGCGCTGCTGAAGACGATCGAGGCCGAAGTCGGCGAAGCGGCGCTGAACATCGATACGCGCATCGTCGAGGTGCCCGTGCTCTACAACGATCCGTGGACGCACGAAACGCTGATGCGCTTTCGCGAGCGGCATCAGGCGCCCGAATCCACCGATCTCGAATACGCGGCGCGCGTCAACGGCAAGCGCGATATCGACGAGTTCATCGCCGCGCACGCGGGCTCGCCGTGGTTCGTGTCGATGGTCGGCTTCGTCGCCGGGCTGCCGTTCATGTATCAGATGGTCGAGCGCGAGCGGCAGCTCCAGGTGCCGAAATACCTGCGCCCGCGCACCGACACGCCGAAGCTCACCGTCGGCCACGGCGGCTGCTTCGGCTGCATCTATTCGGTGCGCGGCGCGGGCGGCTATCAGATGTTCGGCGTGACGCCCGCGCCGATCTTCGATCCCGCGCAGCGGCTCGATTACCTGCGCGACTTCATGGTGTTCTTCCGCCCCGGCGACATCGTGAAGTTCAAGCCGATCGATCGCGCCGAATACGACGCGGCCGTCGCCGCCGTCGAAGCCGGCACGTTCACGCTGCGCGTGAAGCCGGTTCGGTTCGCGCTCGAGGCGTTCCTGCGCGATCCGCACGCGTACAACCGTTCTCTCGTCGAGGTGCTGGATGCCAACTGA
- a CDS encoding biotin-dependent carboxyltransferase family protein → MPTDTLNAIEVVKPGLATSVQDAGRHGYYHVGIPPSGALDQFSLRAANLLVGNDEDAAVLECTLLGPQLLFRRDALIAVTGAEMAPRIDGAAQPCNVALRIRAGGTLTFDYVKQGARAYLAVAGGIDVPVVLGSRSTYTLGAIGGHEGRRLQKGDALPIGAAKRAAREGAALPDALRTPLAREAELRVLPGLYHHRLTDESARTFFEDTWVVAPEADRIGYRYRQGRALRFRKREQPFGAGADPSNIVDACYPIGSIQVPAGVEPIILHRDAVSGGGYATIGTVISADLDLIGQMQPNHQARFVAVTMADALAARRDAQRRLARLRDALWPHGG, encoded by the coding sequence ATGCCAACTGATACGCTCAACGCGATCGAGGTCGTGAAGCCGGGCCTCGCGACGTCCGTGCAGGACGCCGGCCGCCACGGCTACTATCACGTCGGCATCCCGCCGTCCGGCGCGCTCGATCAGTTCTCGCTGCGCGCGGCGAACCTGCTCGTCGGCAACGACGAGGACGCGGCCGTCCTCGAATGCACGCTGCTCGGCCCTCAACTGCTGTTTCGCCGCGACGCGCTGATCGCGGTGACGGGCGCCGAGATGGCGCCGCGCATCGACGGCGCGGCGCAGCCGTGCAACGTCGCGCTGCGTATCCGCGCGGGCGGCACGCTGACGTTCGACTACGTGAAGCAGGGCGCGCGTGCGTATCTCGCGGTCGCGGGCGGCATCGACGTGCCCGTCGTGCTCGGCAGCCGCTCGACGTATACGCTCGGCGCGATCGGCGGCCACGAGGGCCGACGTCTGCAAAAGGGCGACGCGCTGCCGATCGGCGCGGCGAAGCGCGCGGCCCGCGAAGGCGCGGCGCTGCCCGATGCGCTGCGCACGCCGCTCGCGCGCGAAGCCGAATTGCGCGTGCTGCCGGGCCTCTATCATCACCGGCTCACCGACGAATCGGCCCGCACGTTCTTCGAGGATACGTGGGTCGTCGCGCCGGAGGCCGACCGGATCGGCTACCGCTACCGGCAAGGCCGCGCGCTGCGCTTTCGCAAGCGCGAGCAGCCGTTCGGCGCGGGCGCCGATCCGTCGAACATCGTCGACGCGTGCTACCCGATCGGCTCGATCCAGGTGCCGGCCGGCGTCGAGCCGATCATCCTGCACCGCGACGCGGTGTCGGGCGGCGGCTACGCGACGATCGGCACGGTCATCAGCGCGGACCTGGACCTGATCGGCCAGATGCAGCCGAATCATCAGGCGCGCTTCGTCGCGGTGACGATGGCCGACGCGCTCGCCGCAAGGCGCGACGCGCAGCGCCGGCTCGCGCGCCTGCGCGACGCGCTGTGGCCGCACGGCGGCTGA
- a CDS encoding purine-cytosine permease family protein codes for MANMTQAAADGELDLSTLALPQAARMPAFSLTMAWWAVCSAVFYIVVGATLALDYGARNALIGMVLSVVSYGLVNAAISRYAIRTGLSVALFSRVLFGSAGAALATLIFFATAIYYAVFEGSVIAVAAHGLMPALDYKWAALIVVCYSVPLVFGSVQHWLDKFNGVLLPFYLLGLLAAVALATHRYGYHAAWLDFGPKGGAPAHGWWHCFVYYMGVWVLMMFTFDYARFGREADAGYHGRWNFGMPFYLVTFVVNGAAGIYLVSTIPGLGALSEVSVVTALLKLMGVWGLLFVWVTQSRINTANYYLATVNMQAFFQKAAGLRAPKYVWALVVGAVVYALMMADIFSKLLQALAWQGVFIVAWVGVALAHILSTRYEELLGSGIECRDTHVPAFNPGGLSAWFAGVFAGMMLTTATGFAQSLSAPVTFVVSWAVYRGMLASAKRTWFVRER; via the coding sequence ATGGCCAACATGACACAGGCAGCCGCCGACGGCGAGCTGGATCTTTCGACGCTCGCCCTGCCGCAGGCCGCGCGAATGCCGGCGTTCTCGCTGACGATGGCGTGGTGGGCCGTCTGCAGCGCGGTGTTCTACATCGTCGTCGGCGCGACGCTCGCGCTCGATTACGGCGCGCGCAACGCGCTGATCGGCATGGTGCTGTCGGTCGTCTCGTACGGCCTCGTGAACGCGGCGATCAGCCGCTACGCGATTCGCACGGGGCTGTCCGTCGCGTTGTTCTCGCGCGTGCTGTTCGGCAGCGCTGGCGCCGCGCTCGCGACGCTGATCTTCTTCGCGACCGCGATCTACTACGCGGTATTCGAAGGCTCGGTGATCGCCGTCGCCGCGCATGGCCTGATGCCCGCGCTCGACTACAAGTGGGCCGCGCTGATCGTCGTCTGCTACAGCGTGCCGCTCGTGTTCGGCAGCGTCCAGCACTGGCTCGACAAGTTCAACGGCGTGCTGCTGCCGTTCTATCTGCTCGGCCTGCTCGCGGCCGTCGCGCTCGCGACGCACCGCTACGGCTACCACGCCGCCTGGCTCGATTTCGGCCCGAAGGGCGGCGCGCCCGCCCACGGCTGGTGGCACTGCTTCGTCTACTACATGGGCGTGTGGGTGCTGATGATGTTCACGTTCGACTACGCCCGCTTCGGCCGCGAGGCGGACGCGGGCTATCACGGCCGCTGGAACTTCGGCATGCCGTTCTATCTCGTCACGTTCGTCGTCAACGGCGCGGCCGGTATCTATCTCGTCAGCACGATTCCGGGGCTCGGCGCGCTCTCCGAAGTGTCCGTCGTCACCGCGCTGCTCAAGCTGATGGGCGTGTGGGGGCTGCTGTTCGTGTGGGTCACGCAATCGCGGATCAACACCGCGAACTACTATCTCGCGACCGTCAACATGCAGGCGTTCTTTCAAAAAGCCGCCGGGCTGCGCGCGCCGAAATACGTGTGGGCGCTCGTCGTCGGCGCGGTGGTCTACGCGCTGATGATGGCCGACATCTTCTCGAAGCTGCTGCAGGCACTCGCATGGCAGGGCGTGTTCATCGTCGCGTGGGTCGGCGTCGCGCTCGCGCACATCCTCTCGACGCGCTACGAGGAACTGCTCGGCAGCGGCATCGAGTGCCGCGACACGCACGTTCCCGCGTTCAATCCGGGCGGACTGAGCGCGTGGTTCGCGGGTGTGTTCGCCGGCATGATGCTGACCACGGCGACAGGTTTCGCGCAATCGCTGTCCGCGCCGGTGACGTTCGTCGTGTCATGGGCCGTCTATCGCGGCATGCTCGCGTCGGCGAAACGGACGTGGTTCGTGCGGGAGAGGTGA
- a CDS encoding L,D-transpeptidase, whose amino-acid sequence MSRRVCRSSFVVRHSSRVACALPRGSARLSSDHTAARRTHDAASTYRAPPPRYPNRRRKRPRIRPIRANGHERAHPNETIDENDARVGRIEETSELQPRKRTPRNRSVEMSRRIAPTGAALTSIGISDRPGAALMNHPGTTRARLLQYARLLCIAAGTSLAGAIASAPASATSASSMSSAPTATSASAPAAPSRGASPKPGSAASALASPASAASAPSPVSNAPAPRTLAVPPLPPLTEAESADVTRRALALRAAFAQDVARRLNVPDAEQRAYGERLQQTLDANGLGELAREYVVLVDRAPNVQAVFLYFRTTRSNAWQMIGASPVATGLPGQYDHFVTPLGVFEHTPENMDFRAEGTTNDNGIRGYGQRDMRIYDFGWTDAERGWSKSGVSQMRFQMHATDPEYLEPLLGIRHSKGCVRIPASLNVFLDQHGILDAEYEARAAGGDPPWVLRAHRQVTPWAGRYLVVIDSQRKTRPAWSPAPGKKAQAKLPKGGDTAD is encoded by the coding sequence GTGAGCCGGCGCGTGTGCCGTTCGTCGTTCGTCGTGCGTCATTCGTCGCGCGTCGCCTGTGCGTTGCCGCGCGGGAGCGCGCGCCTATCGTCAGATCACACGGCCGCTCGACGAACGCACGATGCGGCGTCGACATACCGCGCGCCGCCGCCGCGATATCCGAACCGTCGCCGGAAACGGCCGCGCATTCGCCCGATCCGCGCGAACGGGCACGAACGCGCTCACCCGAACGAAACAATCGACGAAAACGATGCGCGCGTCGGCCGGATCGAAGAAACTTCGGAACTTCAGCCGCGCAAGCGCACCCCAAGGAACAGAAGCGTTGAAATGTCGCGGCGCATCGCGCCGACGGGCGCCGCGTTGACATCGATCGGCATATCGGATCGGCCGGGGGCAGCTTTGATGAACCATCCTGGCACTACAAGGGCACGTCTCCTTCAATACGCGCGCCTGCTTTGCATCGCTGCGGGCACATCGCTTGCGGGCGCCATCGCGTCCGCGCCGGCATCGGCAACATCGGCGTCCTCGATGTCCTCGGCACCCACGGCGACCTCGGCGTCCGCCCCCGCGGCGCCATCGCGCGGCGCATCGCCCAAGCCGGGCAGCGCGGCGAGCGCGCTCGCCTCGCCGGCATCCGCCGCATCCGCGCCGTCGCCCGTGTCGAACGCGCCCGCGCCCCGCACGCTGGCCGTGCCCCCCCTGCCGCCGCTGACCGAGGCGGAATCGGCCGACGTGACGCGCCGCGCGCTCGCGCTGCGCGCGGCGTTCGCGCAGGACGTCGCACGGCGCCTGAACGTGCCCGACGCCGAACAGCGCGCGTACGGCGAACGCCTGCAGCAGACGCTCGACGCGAACGGCCTGGGCGAGCTCGCGCGCGAATACGTCGTGCTCGTCGATCGCGCGCCGAACGTGCAGGCAGTCTTTCTCTACTTTCGCACGACGCGCAGCAACGCGTGGCAGATGATCGGCGCATCGCCCGTCGCAACCGGCCTGCCCGGCCAGTACGATCACTTCGTCACGCCGCTCGGCGTGTTCGAGCACACGCCGGAGAACATGGATTTCCGCGCGGAAGGCACGACCAACGACAACGGCATCCGCGGCTACGGCCAGCGCGACATGCGCATCTACGATTTCGGCTGGACCGATGCGGAGCGCGGCTGGAGCAAGAGCGGCGTCTCGCAGATGCGCTTCCAGATGCACGCGACCGATCCCGAGTACCTCGAACCGCTGCTCGGCATCCGCCATTCGAAGGGATGCGTGCGGATTCCGGCTTCGCTGAACGTTTTCCTCGATCAGCACGGAATCCTCGACGCCGAATACGAAGCGCGCGCGGCAGGCGGCGATCCGCCGTGGGTATTGCGCGCGCACCGGCAAGTCACGCCGTGGGCGGGCCGCTATCTCGTCGTCATCGATTCGCAGCGCAAGACGCGCCCCGCATGGTCGCCCGCGCCGGGCAAGAAGGCGCAGGCGAAGCTGCCGAAGGGCGGCGACACGGCGGATTGA